The Rhopalosiphum maidis isolate BTI-1 chromosome 2, ASM367621v3, whole genome shotgun sequence genome segment aacaattgtatgatacatttttgtaaataaatgttaaataatctatatacaGCAAAATTACAGAACAAAGATCTTGGTTTACgacgagaaaaaaatgtattaatatttatagtttataataataataataacaatataaataacaataaaacacgATCATCAGGgagattatataaaaatcgttGCTGCTTTCGTGCCGCCGTGTCTGATCCTGTGAACGTGGCACCTGTACGTGCTGAAGATGTCCCTGCTCCAACAATAGCTGACGGCAACGCTCTTGCTCCCACACTTGCCTCTGGCGGGGCACTTGCTCCCACACTTGCCTCTGGCGGGGCACTTGCTCTAAATAACGTTGTGCCTGCAGTTTTTTTTGCTGCGTCACCAGGTGGTTTTGCTGCTTTCTATTATTGGGATTGTTACGGAAGTATTTACTTTCGTTTATGAGGTCCGGTGTCCGCTGGTAGTACATAAGGTACATCGGATAGAAATCATAGTCGTTGTACTTGACGTCACGCGGCCGTTTGTGCTCACCGTCGTGTCAGCTGTACCGAGcggtatcattaaattattatcgttgggTTTGCCAGATACAGAATGAGTTTTTTTCACCAGCACAGTGCACACGATGATCACTCGTTTGTCTGCGTCCGGCCATGAAAACAGATAAAGAAAATGCATTGTACGTTAGATCTCTGATTTACATAGGTCTGACTCTATATCACGGAGTGCatacatacttatatgtatgcactccgataatattacttaaaaattaaaaatagtggccaactaagaattattttaaaataattattttattcaattaagtacaatttaaaatagtttcaaataagaaagttttattatactatattttaaacatttttgttttatagttaaataacttaaatatttcggAAAACCTTGAAAAGTTTTAGAGACTGCCTCTAGGAGTAGTCCTTTCTAGCTTTTCTACAACTTCTTCAGTAATATTGAGCTCatcaatgtaataatactattggTCTCGAACAGGCACGTAGATAGAATATTTACTAGGGAGGGGGGGCAATAATTTTCGGCCCTTTTATCATTTTCCATAATTCTTCTCAATGAAATTACTCATAGGGGGCTTTTCTCTTACACTCGTCATTAGACGGTATGCCATGTAAAgaatcttattaatttataacttatcttTGGTTAGTAGttgatcaaaaaaatgttttatccaCACGTATACCTATTACAGTATTACGAAAAATAGATAGTgcctgattaaaaaaaaaaccaacaattatcgatatctaaaaataaataaaactaaaaccaGTAAAGTCgaccattaaattaaatttcaagttGATTGTTTGTGGCCCATGTAAGATTcagagtttattaaaataaaaatgactgaATTATAGTAGATCAAAACTTCCAAAGTATGTGTTTCTGTCGTTTCTGACGCGTAAACGCGTCCTAGGACGGTTGGAGTGAAGTCCATTGACGAGTATACACGTCATTATGTCAACGGCGTTGAAAgtgttcataaaattatatttaataacggcTCAAACACCCATGTATCCGTCAATATCCCTGTGAAAACTGAAGAGAAATTATtgtagaaatttattaatataactataacatattaacacaTAAATCCATCGtcgtgtaaaatgtattactgttgtgtaattttttttattcaagacattcaattcaaatatttactcatatcacaataattatacgtcttattgtaaaaaaaaaacaattatatgatacattttgaaataaatgtttaataataatataaacacatcaAAATCACAGAAAAAAAGATCCACGAtgagaaaaaatgtatcaatattcATAGTTTATAACTGTGTTCACTGTATATACACAGGTGTAATAACATGATATTAggttaatatactaaataatgataataataataatataacacgatCATTAGGACATCAGAGGATTAGACAATTGTTGCTGCTTTCGTGTCGCTGTGGGTGATCTCGTGAACAAGGCGCCCGTACTTGCTGATGATGTTTCTGCTCCAACAGTAGCTGACGGCGACGTTCCTGCTCCCGCACTTGCCTCTGGCGTGCCCGCTCTTGCTCTAAATAACGTTCCGCCTGATCTAGCTCGCGCTGCGCCTGCAACTCTCGACGACGCTGTGCCTCATGTATCTCGCGCTGTGCCTGCAGTTCTTTTTGCTGCGCCACCAGGTGGTTTTGCTGCCTTCTATTATTGGGATTGTTACGGAAGTATTTACTTTCGTTTATGAGTTCCTGTGTCCGCTGGTAGTACATAAGGTACATCGGATAGAAATCATAGTCGTTGTACTTGACGTACACGCGGCCGTTTGTGCTCACCGTCGTGTCAGCTGTACCGAGcggtatcattaaattattatcgttgggTTTGCCAGATACAGAATGAGTTTTTTTCACCAGCACAGTGCACACGATGATCACTCGTTTGTCTGCGTCCGGCCATGAAAACAGATAAAGAAAATGCATTGTACGTTAGATCTCTGATTTACATAGGTCTGACTCTATATCACGGAGTGCATATATATGAgtattacctaatataaaattgtaagtacAACTGTGATGATggaaaattgtatagtatatatatatgacgtcAAGGCCGtaactaaacaaaaaatttcggGTGGGGgttccaaatttttttttatatataaacgttgtaaatgtatagtcaataaactatattcatcactaaaatatttctacttttaaaaatttcgggGGGGGGAGTCCTGACCCTCCCCCAGTTACGGCCTTGTatgacgttatattattatgtacacgtgTGTAGAAGTGATTCTTTGAATAGGTAAACTcttagtttttgaaaaactatacaaacgtttctgaattttattttttataatagatatagcaaaacaacatattatgtacttatcatcatatattatattgttcttaggtttttgaatttttcaaatttcatatcCCAAAGCACAATACtttttggaaaatttaaacaatacataaaaattcaaattattacaacaattattaattaatttgttgtaaatatttaatgcttaGATGATTGGAGTAGAATAGAATCGGTAACATTTTGCAGGGTcagaggtaaaaaaaaaattaataaaaatgctttccgaaaaaaataatgtttttttttttttttaaataattgatttgtatattagtaagaaaaaaatgaagaattcCGTTGacaaacaaaaatcaataatcacCTTCTTTGGGGAAATTGTCGGCATAATAGTTGGCGTAGTCAGCATCGTCGCTAAACGATACACCGCGTCCAAACTTAGAGCGCCGGGTGCGTCGCCAGTCAAGTCCACTTGTCAACGACTCTAATGCTCTAGATTTAGTAGTCACGTGATACAGAATGATTTCCCTGAAGTATTCGGGAGTCAACTGCATTTCTTCTTTACGCAACAAATACATGCCGTACATTTGCGGGGCGTTGACTCGGTGTATCATATTGATGttacactaaaaaattatacgacatattataatgatgatatacattataaattaatattattgattagctaattgaatttagtttattttaatatctatttataacaatataatatactattttagataatgataatgaataatggtTCATTATAAACGTGAcgttaatgcattttaaacatatatatatatataaagtactttatttataaatgttataattggaCTCCGCTTATTTACACAATCTTGCacaataatatcgtgtatAGGCCGATGTGAAAAAGAATAGATTTTTGTGTTCATATTCTTTCGCTGAAAAGAGTATGGTAATACCAGCTATTTGTGGTTAgagcaaattatataaataaaatgtattaacaacaaaatatggcaaactataatatacatctgtATTCTATTCTGACACACAATATGGAAAACACAGTTcagaaacattaatttatacaacaacatcattaatataagtatataacaagtcctttatgttataaacttataaaatacctaataaatatttaattcaacaacgttaaaaaattaataaaaataagaacgtGCTCAATCGtagaaatactataataattgttccgATAAGACCGTGTTCAATCACATTTCAACGAAAAATGTCAACAAACACAATTGTCaattatctacataataaactcaaaaacctataattaaattgttagaaaaaactaatgtactccaaacttaaaatgtttaatgtgttTGTAATTGTATGAAAATTGCTAATCCATTAGTTTACTATTAGCGttaataacacatttaaaaataaagtgaagaagacttaaaaaatataatataactcaaCGGTTTATTgaggataattttttttagttactcGAGGAGACGTTGAGAAGATGAATTTCCGGAGTTTGATAGGTTTGATTTCTTTATCTCAGTATACTATAAGCATggacaattttgaatttgttttaatagacTATAGTGCGTAATGCGTATAgtctacttattataatttataatatgataatatgggCTTATTGTTGATCAAACAGTCATCTTGTATGTCGGTGTtttcgagtataatataattgttaatacataattaataattaaaatattaaatcatagatAATAGATATGCTACGGTCTACGGGTATTagagttttattaataatagtaattcgAAACGAATGAACCGATttagcaatttatattgtatattttttttgtaccttcatagataatatagatatatcctATTGAAGACTACAAGGACTATAGAATGTATCTAGAGGTTATagccttataatttataatattattatttttaataaattacgaatATACACATGTACATGGAACAACAACTATAGTCTGTAGActgtaatattactatagtcACTGGCCAGTCGTCGCAGTACCTACCCTAGGAAATGTTTTGCGGACGCGTTGTATGAGGGGATCACTATCTTCGTGGCTCAGAACTTCGAGCTTCTGACTGTCAGCTTCACCATAGCGCATGTACGCTGACTTATTGTAATATCGTTGCAATTGAACAGCAGCGTGAGCGGTAAATCTCGACGACCTGGAATTAGTTCTGTTCCTGTCCGGATACATTGACGTTATCGTCGTCTAGAACCGTTGAGGGTAAGcagatgaaaatattgaacCGTGTGCTTATTGAGAAtggaaaattactaaaaagaaaacaataaattttcgacagaaaaataaatgtttatatcacTTTATGGCCTATATCAGGGGTAGCAAATTATTTGAAAGCTTCGTTcaaaattacctttttttttcgtgcatgccatgaaaattattatacataaatttcaatattgtaagaaaaaaaattatcatcatcttattgtataattagtgtattaatataaaaagtgaGTTTAGTCAgttttgatacataatataataacattactttgttaattatttattttcttattgtgatttttttggtttaattcTTGATACAAATTCTTTGATAtttggtttataaaaatattttgattttttgcaCGCCATGGATTTTCCATCTTTGgcctatctatattatgtgtatattaatatatgttatctGTATAATCGATGGGAAATTAAAACGTATCGAAGTACGTTCTTATTCTGTACGGTGAATTTACTGTATTTGGAAGGTTTGAAAATTTTGTGCTGAATTAAATTGGAAATGTTGGATCATGAACCTACCGGATTGTATAcgtcgtatattatttaatgtaatttatttattacctgaTTTTAACTTATTGAATCGTTTGCTAACTACTCATTAGATGCAGACAGGTGATCTGGTCGAGCGCTACTTGTAGAATGCGATCCGAACATTTGAATTCTGCAGGTTAAGTCTTAtttgttatacctatatgactatatttttatcatcgtaataataattatattatattgttaacgtTTAAGTCGTCATTACACTGCAGGCAGCGCTGACAACCACCAACGATACCAACTACAATAAATGCATCAAGACTCGGAGATTACTAATCTTCTTGcacaagttattaatttatcatacaattataataatattaatactactaGTATTAccgagtaaattatttaaaataattatgatttttgtgtTGTATTATCGGCACAAAGACCACCACTTTATACATGAGACGTTAAAAGCGAACTATTTCTTACGGAGATAACAGCAGTAGACTCGATCCTCAAATAGACTCCCCGCCATCGTTATCGGGGATTCGTACATCTATATGTCATGGTTATTGAgcgactattattatagttatgcatacattttatcattaaaaaattagcaaATAACTGGATTTTAGATatgaatttacttatataagttAGGTGTATACTATTAAACATAGGCgcaatttgagttttaaatttagggaggctattataatttgcatgtATTTACTGTGTGTATGCTTCCAGAGATATATAAAAGTGGAAGGGGATGTATACAAACCATTTGGGCGAGGGCTTAGCCCCCCGCCAAATTACACCAAATCTCGAGTTCTAAAGACCCATAAcctaaacaaacaaaatatgtgtGACCTTTGCCTTTAGGCTTTAGTCTataattatacgataatatgtgtaatgtataatgtttatatacattacattattgatactaatataaaatgccagagtatttacaatataatgtatttatatatttataaacgcaTAAACGTCGCAAACTGTATGTACTAtattccataaaaaaatatatatttaaaataaaacaaaaaagtctTAACAAGTTATTGAAATAGTTctggaaaattgaaaaataaatcgatcataataatttgtttagagaattaaaatattgtcttcTGAGACTAATGACCGTACAATaccagataataatatacaaatacttatatttttatcagcgtgaattatgaataataaattattacatcttGTTTGTTCGTGTTTGTTTGGTCACCATTGGTATTAGAATATCTTTAACTGttgtatcaataattataaaaaaaaaaaaaatcaaactaaaattatcttatcttTTTACccgcataaataaatactccTAGTAAacacaataacataaaattctcATTTTgcatgtgtacataatatgtataatgaaacTTCTGTAAAAtcaaacgttaaaaatatcaatcagTCACATGTAAAAatactaactataataattattggtataaaAAATCGATACGTGAAAAAACAGGTAATAAAGGTACGTATAATTATGATGcgaatgaatatttattatttaacactgTAAATAGTAAACTGAATGTGACCTTAGCTGCGAAAGgcgtaagaaaaaaaatcgatgtgtataaatattaaacaatacatgaaatcaaaatatttaaaggtaATATTTCTTGCCCGGttgctaataaataaaaacaattactaataactatgttgtgtatataataatcagtaATCGTCGTTGTATTGACTTTGTAGCTCTTCGTATGTGTCGCTGAAGTAGGAAGGTTCACCTCCATATGGGTCGTCATAGATATTCATAGCCTCTATCGCATCCTCTAGTTGCAGCCGACGACTGTTGGCATGGTTATATTTGCTCGTGGTCCGGTGTTCAGGTCTCCGCTGGTAGTACACAAAGTACAGTGGATAAAATTCATTATCGTTGTACTTTACTATCACGCGTTTGTTATGGCTCATTGTCGTGTCCGCTTGGTCGGGTGGTATAACCAAGGTGCTCCCCTAGTACTGTCTAGGAATCACGTACGTTTTTTTTCTACCGCGAGACACATCATGATCACTCGTGTGTCTACAGAAATTTGcgacaacaaaaaataaatgctcACATTATTAACTACTTGAGGACATAACgtaagtatatacctataagtaataaataaaatattttctaaattatatttatttttttactgtatctTGGAGAAATATACTCCGATGCTCGTACTAAACTCGCaggtatagtaatataaaaaacacgttaattttttttattactactcCAATTCAGGGTTAAGAGCATAGCCTCAGTGTCAGTCAGTATAGTAAATGGGttccatttatattatttattatattgtatttattaatctgATTATCTTGGATggtcaataaattattcttgtagtcataatttattattaagtacttgAGGTTtctgtgtacatttttataggaAGATTAAAAAAGTTCAAGTGGATATTACTGCACGTTCGACGA includes the following:
- the LOC113552523 gene encoding LOW QUALITY PROTEIN: uncharacterized protein LOC113552523 (The sequence of the model RefSeq protein was modified relative to this genomic sequence to represent the inferred CDS: deleted 3 bases in 2 codons), which produces MYPDRNRTNSRSSRFTAHAAVQLQRYYNKSAYMRYGEADSQKLEVLSHEDSDPLIQRVRKTFPRCNINMIHRVNAPQMYGMYLLRKEEMQLTPEYFREIILYHVTTKSRALESLTSGLDWRRTRRSKFGRGVSFSDDADYANYYADNFPKEDKRVIIVCTVLVKKTHSVSGKPNDNNLMIPLGTADTTVSTNGRVYVKYNDYDFYPMYLMYYQRTQELINESKYFRNNPNNRRQQNHLVAQQKELQAQREIHEAQRRRELQAQRELDQAERYLEQERARQRQVREQERRRQLLLEQKHHQQVRAPCSRDHPQRHESSNNCKAAKPPGDAAKKTAGTTLFRASAPPEASVGASAPPEASVGARALPSAIVGAGTSSARTGATFTGSDTAARKQQRFLYNLPDDRYYNMDIADADTSNASTAVDIGPEDEENIQNNEEQEQIENIMSDLSSSSCGGHRSNTLRCFWTMAGMTRSHGYILPPLSTRFTNHAMALLKRRHNYTSNTKLDAITQLDGNLKIEEIRRIRREVRDLYTFPDCYIDRIDKFNVPGMYGMYLLRKEEMQMDNGGVNGVEEMMLYYVTTTSSALNSLKSCLDWRCTQHSRYGRGVSFSDSIEYADYHANNSTGEGNLVIMMCSVLVVKTYEVNHKLNKGKNLIVPLGMVDTTVSRDGCIYVKYNDFEFYPLHLVHYGSNDSEDDDYENYDYEDDGNCYYYRVGNVHIYHQYY